GCAACTCCTCGCCGCGCTTGAGCAGGTTCTTGAGACGCAGCTCCGCCGGGTCCATGCCCAGGCTCGCCGCGATCATGTTCACTTGGCTCTCGCCCGCGAAGATGGACTGCGGGCCGCCGATGGATCGGAACGAGCCGGCGCCGCCGGCGTGGGTGTAGACCGCGTAGGCGTCGGTGTGGATGTGCGGGATGCGGTAGGGGCCGAGGACACGGGTGGCGGCGCGCGTGGCCACCTGCGGGCCGTTGTCCATGTAGGCGCCGGTGTCCAGATAGATCTCCGCCTCCCGCGCCATGATCGTGCCGTCGTCCTTCACGCCGGTCTTGACGCGCACCTTGGCGCTGTGCCGCCGGACCGTCACCATCGCTTCCGACACCGACAGGCACACCCGCACCGGGCGCTTCACCTTGCGTGAGGCCGCCACCACCAGCGGCTCGATCTTGGCGTAGGATTTGCCGCCGAAGCCGCCCCCCAGGTAGGGCACGTTGAGGCTCACCTTGCTGTCGGGGAACCCGAAGATGCGCGCCAGGTCCGCCTGCACCAGGAACGGGTGCTGCGCCGACGACCACAGGGTGATGCCGTCGTCGCGGTAGTCGGCGATGACCCCGTGGGGCTCCATGGAGTAGTGGTAGATCATCGGGAAGGTGAAGTGGTGCTCGAAGATCCGGTCCGACTCCGCGAACCCTTGGGAGATGTCGCCGCGCCGCACCTTCTCGTGGGCGCAGATGTTGCCTTCCCGGTCCTCGTGCACGCGCGCCGCGTCCGGCGCCAGCGCGGCGTCGAGCCCCACCGCCGCGGGCAGCTCCTCGTACGTGACCTGCACCAGGGCCGCGGCTTGTTCGGCGGTCAGCGGATCGTCCGCGGCCACCACGGCCACGGGCTCGCCCACGTAGCGCACCCGCTCCAGCGCGATGAGCGGACGGCCGCCGTAGTGGGGGTCGAGGTCGTCCACGTCCCGTCCGGTGAGCACCCCGGCGACGCCCGGCAGCCGCTCCGCCGCGCTCGCGTCGATGCTCACGATGCGCGCGTGCGCATGGTGACTGCGCAGCACGTGGCCGTACAGCATGCCGGGGATTTCCAGGTCGCCGGTGTACTTGGCCCGCCCCGTGACCTTATCGTGGCCGTCCACCCGGCGGGTGTTGGCGCCGACGTATTTCAATTGATGATCCGCCATGATTCTGGAGTTCTAGAAGCCGTAAAGCGCCCGCGGGTTGTCGTCGAGGATCTTGGCCACGGATTCGCGACTCACCTTGCCGTCGTCCTGGAGCTTCTGCAGCGCCTCGATTTCGCTGGAGGTGTCGTTGTGGCCGTAGTCGGTGCCGATGACGATGGTGTCGTCGCCGGTGTATTCGAGCACGTAGTCCAGGTCGTCGTCGGTCTGGCAGGCCACGTAGATGCGGTTGTCCTTCATGTAGCCGCGCGACAGCTCGACGCCGCGCTTCTGGCGGAAGCGCTTGGCGAGGTCATGGAACACGTACGGGACCCACTGGGCGCTCACCTCGAT
The window above is part of the Deltaproteobacteria bacterium genome. Proteins encoded here:
- a CDS encoding xanthine dehydrogenase family protein molybdopterin-binding subunit; this encodes MADHQLKYVGANTRRVDGHDKVTGRAKYTGDLEIPGMLYGHVLRSHHAHARIVSIDASAAERLPGVAGVLTGRDVDDLDPHYGGRPLIALERVRYVGEPVAVVAADDPLTAEQAAALVQVTYEELPAAVGLDAALAPDAARVHEDREGNICAHEKVRRGDISQGFAESDRIFEHHFTFPMIYHYSMEPHGVIADYRDDGITLWSSAQHPFLVQADLARIFGFPDSKVSLNVPYLGGGFGGKSYAKIEPLVVAASRKVKRPVRVCLSVSEAMVTVRRHSAKVRVKTGVKDDGTIMAREAEIYLDTGAYMDNGPQVATRAATRVLGPYRIPHIHTDAYAVYTHAGGAGSFRSIGGPQSIFAGESQVNMIAASLGMDPAELRLKNLLKRGEELRPGLRPLDVNLAGTLKRLVSASRWKARSRKAGAPVGLACGMTNAGGQPITVAMVRLQADGAATIMAGSTEMGQGVRTVLSQFVGEELQLPLERIRMSGADTAITPYDRSTGSSRSTTLMGRAVQQAARDVKRQLLKIGAAAFGVPAKEIRLMDGALLCGEARMSFAEALEKRFGAAAGELIGTGTVGPEIINDVLPVVWEVGMGTVELDIDRDTGAVSVTDYLSVADVGKAINPIQCEGQEEGAAMMGLGHALFEEMIYEGGQLVNSNLVDYRIPSFTDMPRGFHTVLVENGDGLGPYGSRGMGEGGIFSVAPAITGALTHATGVQFCDLPLTPERVWRALRSAGGTDGA